A stretch of Henckelia pumila isolate YLH828 chromosome 4, ASM3356847v2, whole genome shotgun sequence DNA encodes these proteins:
- the LOC140860174 gene encoding putative methylesterase 12, chloroplastic, with the protein MGNKLMCMPKKDSKNGGIGSRSKRGSLSKRKGATEEELLHRQALAMAIQQHQLSQRFENGSMSRRIGSTSSRRRTTNLSDPFSNAPANNKQLPEFLENLKTKKFVLVHGEGFGAWCWYKTIASLEESGLLPTALDLSGSGIDLTDTNKVATLAEYSKPLIDFLQKLSEDEKVILVGHSSGGACISYALEHLPEKISKAIYLCATMISNGQRPFDVFAEELGSAEIFSPESKSLIYGNGKDNPPTAFMFEKQQMHGLYFNQSPAKDVALAMVSMRPIPLIPMMEKLCVSEEKYGTGRRFYIQTLDDHALSPDVQEKLVRENPPEGVFKIKGSDHCPFFSKPQSLHKILLEIAQIP; encoded by the exons ATGGGGAATAAGCTCATGTGCATGCCTAAGAAAGATAGCAAGAATGGTGGGATTGGATCAAGGAGTAAAAGGGGTTCGTTGTCTAAGAGGAAGGGTGCAACAGAGGAGGAATTGCTGCACAGGCAAGCGCTTGCTATGGCTATTCAGCAGCATCAGCTTTCTCAGAGATTTGAGAATGGGTCCATGTCTAGGCGAATTGGATCCACCAGCTCTCGCCGCCGCACCACCAATTTGTCTGACCCTTTTTCTAATGCCCCTGCTAATAATAAACAG TTACCAGAGTTTTTGGAGAATCTcaaaacaaagaaatttgtTTTGGTACATGGCGAAGGATTCGGAGCTTGGTGTTGGTATAAAACTATTGCATCACTCGAGGAATCAGGGTTACTTCCTACAGCCTTGGATCTATCAGGATCTGGTATTGACCTAACTGATACAAACAAGGTCGCTACACTGGCAGAGTACTCAAAACCGTTGATTGATTTTCTGCAGAAATTGTCGGAGGATGAAAAG GTAATATTGGTTGGCCACAGTAGTGGAGGTGCTTGCATTTCCTATGCGTTAGAACATCTCCCGGAGAAGATATCAAAAGCCATATACCTTTGCGCTACAATGATATCTAATGGTCAGAGGCCTTTTGATGTGTTTGCTGAAGAG CTTGGTTCTGCAGAAATTTTTTCACCTGAGTCGAAGTCTCTGATTTATGGTAATGGTAAAGACAATCCTCCAACGGCATTCATGTTTGAAAAACAACAAATGCATGGGTTATATTTTAATCAATCTCCTGCTAAG GATGTTGCTTTAGCTATGGTTTCCATGAGACCCATTCCTCTTATTCCCATGATGGAGAAACTGTGTGTATCAGAAGAAAAGTATGGAACTGGACGTCGATTCTACATTCAAACGCTGGATGATCATGCCCTTTCGCCAGATGTACAAGAAAAGCTTGTGAGAGAAAACCCACCCGAAGGAGTCTTCAAGATCAAAGGCAGCGACCATTGTCCTTTTTTCTCAAAGCCTCAGTCTTTACATAAAATTTTGCTTGAAATTGCCCAAATTCCGTAG
- the LOC140864226 gene encoding nuclear cap-binding protein subunit 2, translating to MASLFKDPNKISAYRDRRFSGTQEEFEEVLLNSTTVYVGNMSFYTTEEQVYELFSRTGEIKKIIMGLDKNSKTPCGFCFVVYYSRDDTEDCVKYISGTILDDRPIRVDFDWGYQEGRQWGRGRSGGQVRDEYRTDYDPGRGGYGKLVQKELEAQRQLVDYGASFPAVMTPDFGGHSGNYYQGRPNRHGRDYPRKRYRDDDRGGSEFSKRRSDYVYRRIPEHVSRPEKNPRFRESGDSDDDEEDEDPKKAS from the exons ATGGCCTCCCTTTTTAAG GATCCGAACAAGATATCAGCTTATCGGGATAGGAGGTTTTCTGGGACAcaggaagaatttgaagaggTTCTGTTAAACTCGACCACAGTTTATGTTGGAAACATGTCATTTTACACAACAGAGGAGCAAGTGTATGAGCTATTCTCTCGAACTGGAGAGATTAAGAAGATAATCATGGGTTTGGATAAGAACTCTAAAACACCATGTGGATTCTGCTTTGTTGT GTACTACTCTAGAGATGATACTGAagattgtgtgaaatatattaGTGGTACAATTCTCGATGATCGTCCTATCCGTGTTGATTTTGATTGGGGGTATCAAGAGGGCAGACAGTGGGGTCGTGGTCGAAGTGGTGGGCAG GTGAGGGATGAGTATCGGACTGACTATGATCCAG GTAGAGGTGGTTATGGTAAGTTAGTACAAAAAGAGTTGGAAGCACAGAGGCAGCTAGTGGATTATGGTGCCAGTTTTCCAGCCGTTATGACACCTGACT TTGGTGGACATAGTGGAAACTATTATCAGGGGCGACCTAACCGCCATGGCAGAG ATTACCCTCGTAAACGATACCGGGACGATGACCGTGGGGGTTCAGAGTTCTCAAAGAGAAGGTCAGATTATGTATACCGGAGAATTCCAGAGCATGTATCCAGACCT GAGAAAAACCCACGGTTTCGAGAAAGTGGTGATTCTGATGACGATGAGGAAGATGAGGATCCTAAGAAAGCTTCTTAG
- the LOC140861834 gene encoding uncharacterized protein — protein sequence MTTVGGEVKEKESERRLRVLCLHGFRTSGDIIKKQLNTKWSESVLHKMDLVFVNGPFPCRGSPRVEGIFDPPYYEWFAYNEDFTEYEDFDECLAYIEDCMVQYGPFDGLLGFSQGGILSAALPGLQANGVALTKVPEIKFVIVLGAGKFQKPSVVRVSYPAPAHCKSVHFIGATDFLNPYSVLLVKEFVDPVVIHHPKGHTFPRFDEQSLKTMLSFLDKLLEEVKGVEEQEMEANNTEG from the exons ATGACGACCGTAGGTGGTGAAGTTAAAGAAAAGGAGAGCGAAAGAAGGCTGAGAGTGTTATGCCTACATGGGTTTAGGACCAGCGGAGATATCATCAAGAAACAACTCAACACCAAGTGGTCGGAATCTGTTCTACACAAAATGGATCTTGTTTTTGTCAACGGACCTTTTCCATGTCGGGGATCGCCCAGGGTCGAAGGAATCTTTGATCCTCCGTATTACGAGTGGTTCGCTTACAACGAG GATTTTACAGAATACGAGGATTTCGATGAGTGTCTTGCTTACATAGAAGATTGCATGGTTCAGTACGGACCGTTTGATGGGCTTCTTGGCTTCTCACAG GGAGGAATTCTATCTGCTGCACTGCCTGGATTACAAGCCAAT GGTGTGGCTCTCACAAAGGTACCCGAGATCAAATTTGTGATCGTACTTGGGGCAGGAAAGTTCCAGAAACCGTCGGTGGTGCGAGTGTCTTATCCAGCGCCGGCACATTGCAAATCAGTGCATTTCATAG GGGCCACAGATTTCTTGAACCCTTATAGTGTTCTGCTGGTCAAAGAGTTTGTGGATCCTGTGGTGATTCATCATCCCAAAGGCCACACTTTTCCAAGATTTG ATGAGCAAAGTTTGAAGACCATGCTAAGCTTTCTTGACAAGTTACTGGAAGAGGTTAAAGGAGTGGAAGAGCAAGAAATGGAGGCAAATAACACAGAGGGATAA